One genomic region from uncultured Subdoligranulum sp. encodes:
- a CDS encoding exonuclease SbcCD subunit D, giving the protein MKFLHLADLHLGKRVNGFDLLEDQRYILEQVLALCDEHDVEAVLLAGDIYDAPVPPAAACTLLDWFLTQLAGRRIAVLAIAGNHDSAERLDFAAGLLAAQGVHLAGRFTGAPRQIVLEDRHGPVEFTLLPFVRAATVRHFLPDADLPDYDSAVAAALGACQPAAPRRVLLAHQMVVAGVCPPQLSGSETAPLTVGTVDSIDASRFEGFAYTALGHIHRPQRVGTDTVRYAGAPLCYHLDECGAEKSVTLVDLGRRGVEDIQLLPLIPRRAMRHLTGPLAKLTQHPTDTEDYIWATLTDPTPLPDAMAALRAAYPNAMRLDYQPRGTTAGPADAALAVRGKPFAELFQDFFTQMNGRPLTIEEARAVKQLREEAAKA; this is encoded by the coding sequence ATGAAATTTCTGCATCTGGCGGACCTGCACCTGGGCAAACGGGTGAACGGGTTCGATCTGCTGGAGGACCAGCGCTACATTCTGGAACAGGTGCTGGCCCTGTGTGACGAGCACGACGTGGAGGCCGTGCTGCTGGCGGGGGATATCTACGACGCCCCGGTGCCGCCGGCGGCAGCCTGCACGCTGCTGGACTGGTTCCTGACCCAGCTGGCGGGGCGGCGCATTGCGGTGCTGGCCATCGCCGGCAACCACGACAGCGCCGAGCGGCTGGACTTCGCCGCGGGGCTGCTGGCCGCCCAGGGGGTACACCTGGCCGGGCGGTTCACCGGCGCGCCCCGCCAGATCGTGCTGGAGGACCGCCACGGTCCGGTGGAATTCACCCTGCTGCCCTTTGTGCGGGCGGCCACCGTGCGGCACTTCCTGCCCGACGCCGACCTGCCCGACTACGACAGCGCCGTGGCCGCCGCCCTGGGGGCCTGCCAGCCCGCCGCGCCCCGGCGGGTACTGCTGGCCCACCAGATGGTGGTGGCGGGGGTCTGCCCGCCCCAGCTGTCGGGCAGCGAGACGGCACCCCTGACGGTGGGCACGGTGGATTCCATCGACGCCTCCCGGTTCGAGGGCTTTGCCTACACGGCCCTGGGCCACATCCACCGCCCCCAGCGGGTGGGCACCGACACCGTGCGGTACGCCGGGGCACCCCTGTGCTACCATCTGGACGAGTGCGGCGCCGAAAAATCCGTGACGCTGGTGGACCTGGGCCGCCGCGGCGTGGAGGATATCCAGCTGCTGCCGCTGATCCCCCGGCGGGCCATGCGCCACCTGACCGGCCCGCTGGCCAAACTCACCCAGCACCCCACCGACACCGAGGACTATATCTGGGCCACCCTCACCGACCCCACGCCGCTGCCTGACGCCATGGCCGCCCTGCGGGCCGCCTACCCCAACGCCATGCGGCTGGACTACCAGCCCCGGGGCACCACGGCAGGCCCCGCCGACGCGGCGCTGGCCGTGCGGGGCAAGCCCTTTGCCGAGCTGTTCCAGGACTTTTTCACCCAGATGAACGGCCGCCCCCTGACCATTGAGGAGGCCCGGGCCGTCAAGCAGCTGCGAGAGGAGGCCGCCAAAGCATGA